The genomic DNA GCGGCGGTCCGGGTCCAGGCCCCGGCCAGTTCACCGGTCAGCCGGTGCGAAGTAGTGAGGACGTGCGTTTGAATACCGCCGGGGAAACGGTTGCCCAGCTTGCCCACCAGGTCCGGGCGGGCACCGCGGAAGCCCTGGACCACAGTGTCCGGGCACGCCGTGGCCACGGAATCCCCCGTGCCGGCCAGAAGTGCGAAGAGGCTGTGGATGGCGGGGTTGGCTTCCTGCAGGTCATCCACCAGCACCAGTTGCTGGCGGTCCTGCTCGGCGGCCAGGAACTCCGGATCGGAGCGCAGGATGTTTAGCGCGGAGGTAATGATGCCCGCCGGGTCGAAGGACTCCGGCATCCGCAGGTCCAGGACATCGCGGTACTCGGCATAGAGGTCTCCCGCCGCCACCCAGTCGGGGCGGCCGTACCGTTGTCCGAGTTCCCGCAGCTCCTGGGCGGAAATGCCGTATTCGATGACCCGGTCGAAAAGCTGACGGATTTCCTGCCGGAACCCGCGGGTGCCCAAAGCAAGGTCCAGGCTCTCGGGCCACGGCAGCTGCGGAACGCCATGCTGCCCGTGTCCGGCCAGCAGTTCCTTGATGATCACGTCCTGTTCGGCACCGGAGAGAAGTTTCGGCGCACGGGTGAGGTACGGGAGCCTACCTTCGGTCTTGGCGCGGCGGATCAGGTCGAAGGCGTAGGACGCCCAGGTCCGCGCCGGAGCGGTGCTTAGTGTTCCCTGCAGCCGCGCGGACAGTGCATCGCGCAGCCCCGCCGCGGCAAGCCGGGTCGGAGCGAGCATCAACAGGTTCGCGGGATCCAGCCCGTCCCGTTCGATGCGGGCGACGGCGGCTTCCACCAGGACGGTGGATTTACCCGTTCCAGGTGCCCCGAGCACCAGCACCGGACCGCTTCCGGCGGGAAGGTCCACCACGGCCTGCTGGTCAGCACTGAGCTGCGGGGCACCGGCTGCAGCAGCAGCCGGTGAAACGAGTTGGAGTTTAACGCTCATGGCTCCACTTCATCATGACCCACTGACATTCCTGTTATCCGCCGAACCCGCGTGTGGTGCGGCGCCGGGTACGGGATCCGCAGCCTGGCGAAGCCGGTTCCGGAGCTCATCAAGGAACCTCCACTGCTCCTCCGTCGGCTGCCAGCGCGCCGTACCGATCAGCACCCGGTAACCGTTGCCGCCGTCGTCGGCCGTTCCCCGAACAGGGGTGCCCTCCCGCCGGTAGTGTTCCCATGCCTGCCCGCCGTGGCACCGGGGCGGCTGACCGGAGGCACGCAGTACCCGCCACCAGCAGACCTCCGATCCGCGGGCGGACATCACCGCACCGACCTGGCGGGGGCCGCCTGTTCCGAGCAGTTCGGCTATGTCGCCGTAGGACAGCACCTGGCCGGACGGAATGAGATCCGCTACTGACAGCACCGCATCCGCATACTCCGCCTGCATATCCAGTAGGGTACCGAGGCCGCGGCACACCCCGCCAATTCCGGGATTGTCGGTGCCCGCCGGTACGTTTGATGCATGAACAGCTGGCATGAACTCCCCCGGGCCGCCTTCGATTTGGAGACCACGGGCCGGGACCCGCAGACCGCGCGGATAGTCACCGCGTCCATCATTCTGGTCAACGGCAGGGGTGACACGCTGCAGCACCATGAGTGGCTGGCCAATCCGGAAATACCCATTCCCGCGGAAGCGGCCGCCATTCACGGGATCACCACCGAGCGTGCCCGTGCAGAGGGCGGATCGCCGGCATCCGTGACCGCGGAAGTCGCCGAAGTGCTGGGCGGCTTCTTCGCCGCCGGGATCCCGGTGATGGCGTTCAACGCCTGCTATGACTTCACGGTCCTGGCACGGGAATGTGAGCGCTTCGGCCTCACCGCCCCGACCCCGTTCCCGGTGATTGATCCGTACATCCTGGACAAGCAGGTGGATCGGTTCCGCCGCGGCAAGCGCACCCTCACGGCCATGGCGGAACACTACGGTGTCGGTTTTGAGAATGCCCACACGTCGGCTGCGGACGTTGCCGCCACGCTGTCCGTGGCAGCGGTCATGGCAGCGAAGTACCCGGAACTGCAGTGCGAAGCCGCACAACTGCACCAGTACCAGATCGGATGGGCCGCCGGCCAGGCTGCCAGCTTCCAGGAATACCTGCGGCGCCGGGATCCGGAGGCCGTGATCGACGGCGCCTGGCCCCTGCGCCAGGCACCGGACCTTGATCCGCTGGCGGTGCCGGCCCCGGCCTGACCTGTCTTTGGCCCGTCGTCACAGGCCGTCACCTTGGCAGGACGCCTGTTGGTGTCATGAGATACTGGTAGTTGTGTCAGGCGCTGATGGCGCCCGGGCGTACCCGCGCACCATGCGCGCGCATCCCGCCCCGCGCCACGAGATTGGCGGGCACCCTCCGCACGGCCGGCCCTTGGCCACGGCACCCCTGAGTGCCCTCTCCAGGCACGCCCCTGTCCGGCCGCTTACGCACATGACGAGGACCAATGATCACAGTTACCGACCTCCGCAAGGTCTACCGGCAGGGTGAGCGCGATGTCACCGCCCTGGACGGCGTCAGCCTCAGCGTGCCGAAAGGCTCCATCCACGGCATCATCGGGCATTCAGGTGCCGGTAAATCCACGCTGGTGCGCTGCCTGACCCTGCTGGACCGGCCGACGTCGGGCTCCGTGACCATCGACGGACGCGAACTGACGGCCGTAAAGGACTCTGAGATCCGCGCGGCCCGACGCCGCATCGGCATGGTGTTCCAGCACGCGAACC from Arthrobacter zhangbolii includes the following:
- a CDS encoding MGMT family protein; its protein translation is MQAEYADAVLSVADLIPSGQVLSYGDIAELLGTGGPRQVGAVMSARGSEVCWWRVLRASGQPPRCHGGQAWEHYRREGTPVRGTADDGGNGYRVLIGTARWQPTEEQWRFLDELRNRLRQAADPVPGAAPHAGSADNRNVSGS
- a CDS encoding 3'-5' exonuclease; translated protein: MNSWHELPRAAFDLETTGRDPQTARIVTASIILVNGRGDTLQHHEWLANPEIPIPAEAAAIHGITTERARAEGGSPASVTAEVAEVLGGFFAAGIPVMAFNACYDFTVLARECERFGLTAPTPFPVIDPYILDKQVDRFRRGKRTLTAMAEHYGVGFENAHTSAADVAATLSVAAVMAAKYPELQCEAAQLHQYQIGWAAGQAASFQEYLRRRDPEAVIDGAWPLRQAPDLDPLAVPAPA